A genome region from Nocardia sp. NBC_00565 includes the following:
- a CDS encoding DUF998 domain-containing protein gives MTDRPRIAERHVRVACGLIAAAIAIAGLCYSSWLLEFVLKIDVDPVNSFLSELDAEGKPYREVFATADKIVGALLMPAALAGLLLFPRRRFTTIGWVALFCFGAATIGDVLLPLRDCTPQDNAECGGGGSELFPQLHQPHALTSTIAVTSIAIATFAFSVAAFRYHRWRILREAGLVVLVIGSAATVWMLVADNLIGNYALGIAQRIQVGSMSLWLITLAAAVILEGREWIEGDSD, from the coding sequence GTGACTGATCGCCCGAGGATCGCCGAACGCCACGTTCGGGTCGCCTGTGGCCTGATCGCGGCGGCGATCGCGATCGCCGGACTCTGCTATTCGTCCTGGTTGCTCGAGTTCGTGCTGAAGATCGACGTCGATCCGGTCAACTCGTTCCTCAGTGAACTCGACGCCGAGGGCAAACCCTATCGTGAAGTCTTCGCGACCGCCGACAAGATCGTGGGGGCGTTGCTGATGCCCGCGGCGCTGGCCGGGCTGCTGCTGTTTCCGCGCCGCAGATTCACCACCATCGGCTGGGTCGCGCTGTTCTGCTTCGGCGCAGCGACCATCGGCGATGTACTGCTCCCACTGCGCGATTGCACCCCGCAGGACAACGCCGAATGCGGCGGCGGTGGCAGCGAGTTGTTCCCGCAGTTGCATCAGCCGCACGCGCTGACCAGCACCATCGCGGTGACCTCGATCGCCATCGCAACCTTCGCCTTCAGCGTCGCCGCGTTCCGGTATCACCGGTGGCGGATTCTGCGCGAGGCCGGGCTGGTGGTGCTGGTGATCGGGTCGGCGGCGACCGTGTGGATGCTGGTCGCCGACAACCTGATCGGCAATTACGCGCTCGGCATCGCCCAGCGGATCCAGGTCGGATCGATGTCGCTGTGGCTGATCACCTTGGCGGCGGCGGTGATTCTGGAAGGCCGCGAATGGATCGAGGGTGATTCCGATTAG
- a CDS encoding RNA-guided endonuclease InsQ/TnpB family protein, with protein sequence MRRIVVVKLAPTPEQHEALKATLELCNAGANMVARFAHTAADRRPFALQKHVYADLKASGLSAQPAIRVIKKVADAYATRQANLVGGNYGPPGSKRYAKVVGKPIRFREYAGQPFDDRCLSWQIDQSTVSIWTTTGRLRGVGFVCAPWQLKLLTARKGESDLVFRDGHFYLHATVDTDTPAPLVPADDPAGWLGVDLGIVNLAVTSADDPTNLDARWSGGAVTARRKRNQALRAALQKVGTKSAKRKLKARRRKEARYVTDVNHQLSKSVVAQAQRTGQGIAVEDLSGIRDRVRLAKAQRQQLHSWAFAQLRTQITYKAQAAGLPVQVVDPRNTSRTCHRCGHCDRANRPSQAVFRCRRCRWSGHADHNAAVNIAALGYQSYRAAQSTVPKAATPLTAS encoded by the coding sequence GTGAGGCGGATCGTTGTCGTGAAGCTCGCTCCCACTCCGGAGCAGCATGAGGCGCTGAAAGCGACACTCGAGTTGTGCAATGCGGGGGCGAATATGGTCGCGCGGTTCGCGCATACCGCCGCTGATCGTCGCCCGTTCGCGCTGCAGAAACACGTGTACGCCGACCTCAAAGCATCCGGGTTGTCGGCGCAACCGGCGATCCGGGTGATCAAGAAGGTCGCCGATGCGTATGCGACCCGGCAAGCGAACCTGGTCGGCGGGAATTACGGGCCGCCGGGATCGAAGCGGTATGCGAAGGTCGTTGGTAAGCCGATCAGGTTCCGCGAGTACGCAGGCCAACCGTTCGACGACCGCTGCCTGTCGTGGCAGATCGATCAGTCGACGGTGTCGATCTGGACCACGACTGGGCGTCTGCGGGGTGTCGGGTTCGTGTGTGCGCCATGGCAGTTGAAACTGCTCACCGCCCGTAAGGGTGAGTCGGATTTGGTCTTCCGCGACGGTCACTTCTACCTGCACGCCACGGTCGACACCGACACTCCGGCCCCGCTGGTCCCGGCGGATGATCCCGCCGGGTGGTTGGGTGTGGATTTGGGGATCGTGAACCTGGCGGTGACCAGTGCCGATGACCCCACGAACCTCGATGCCCGGTGGTCTGGTGGTGCGGTTACCGCCCGCCGGAAGAGGAACCAAGCCTTGCGGGCCGCTTTGCAGAAGGTGGGGACCAAGTCCGCGAAACGGAAACTGAAGGCCCGGCGTAGGAAGGAAGCCCGGTACGTCACCGACGTCAATCATCAACTTTCGAAATCTGTTGTTGCCCAGGCGCAACGCACCGGTCAGGGGATCGCGGTAGAAGATTTATCGGGTATCCGGGACCGGGTACGGCTCGCCAAAGCGCAGCGGCAGCAACTACATTCGTGGGCGTTCGCGCAGCTGCGTACGCAGATCACCTACAAAGCCCAAGCCGCGGGACTGCCCGTGCAGGTGGTCGACCCGCGTAACACCAGCAGAACCTGTCACCGCTGCGGGCACTGCGACCGGGCGAACAGACCCAGCCAGGCAGTGTTCCGGTGCCGTCGTTGTCGCTGGAGCGGTCACGCCGACCACAACGCAGCCGTCAACATCGCCGCACTCGGATATCAAAGCTATCGGGCCGCCCAATCAACCGTGCCTAAAGCAGCCACCCCTCTGACAGCCAGTTAG
- a CDS encoding RidA family protein, with the protein MSDRSNIASGSEFEDIVGYSRAVRVGNTVAVSGTTASLPGGDAVGGDDIGEQTRESLRRIASALTDAGASLADVVRTRIFVTDIARWPEVAEAHAEVFGDIRPAASMYEIKALITPALLVEIEADAIVGA; encoded by the coding sequence ATGAGTGATCGTTCGAATATCGCGTCGGGTTCGGAGTTCGAAGATATCGTCGGCTATTCGCGGGCGGTCCGCGTCGGCAATACGGTCGCGGTCAGCGGCACCACGGCCTCGTTGCCCGGCGGCGACGCGGTCGGTGGGGACGATATCGGCGAGCAGACCCGGGAAAGCCTGCGCCGCATCGCCTCCGCACTCACCGACGCGGGCGCAAGCCTGGCCGACGTCGTCCGGACGCGCATCTTCGTCACCGATATCGCCCGCTGGCCCGAGGTCGCCGAGGCGCACGCCGAGGTCTTCGGCGATATCCGCCCGGCCGCGTCGATGTACGAGATCAAGGCACTGATCACGCCGGCGTTGCTGGTGGAAATCGAGGCCGACGCGATCGTCGGCGCGTAG